From the genome of Mya arenaria isolate MELC-2E11 chromosome 5, ASM2691426v1:
GCTAATTTGGACCATATACTAATTTCAGTATTGTCCTTAGTTGATCTCGCTTGTAACCATTCGACcgactttcttatttttgaaactaaAGGAATGGAATATGGACcttgtgtacagttttgcaaacatcTTTCAATAGTGTGCTTTGGTAACCAAGTAGATTGTGTCCATTTCACCCACTTTGTTAGTTTGATGCCAAAGCTATGAAAGTTAGACACTTTGTTCAGTTTTGCAAACAGATTTCAATATTGgccttggatgaccttgaccaaATTACTTCATATTATTGATGCTACAGCCTTAAACATCAATTCAATTTCAAGGAACTACTGTTAAAAAGGCAACTTGTCATTGCTaagcaacattttgttttcaaaacttgtCACTTATGCAGCAATAACTTGtgaaaaatacatatgttttactttgttgtctgtttgtatattttttgggGTCACCTGCAAAGCATGGTGGACACACTTCCTCTGGTAGTTGCATCCTAGTTGCTAGCACCACACTTTCCAATAACTCAGTAGCTTGAATGACTTGGTGTAGACTCTTTAAAtttggtatgcacattggtcatggtcagtagatcaCTAGATGACCACTATTTATTTTGGAgccagtaggtcaaaggtcattgtCATGATGACCGTAACTATTAAGATTTATGGGCACTTATGTTTCCAATAGATACAATTGAACAAGTTGGTGGAGAGGCTTTaaacttggtatacacattGGTCACTGTCAGTCATTCCCAGTCTTTTTGGGGTCAATAGGTCTAGGTCATGGTTACCATTACTAGAAAACTTCTGGGTGCTCCCGATTGACAACACATCCGATTTACAGAATTATACTTGTACTTTGAACCAATATGAATATTAATTCCTAAGTATCACAACAAGAAGGCAAACTCCCACTTTCACAGTGCTATATTCATGTTATAAACacttttagctcaccagagcacgaagtgctcaaggtgagctattgtgatcagtCTTTTTCTGGCGTCTGTCTGTCCATgtgtccgtccgtcaacaattgcttaaaaaacttctcctctgaaactacttggccaaattcaatgaaacttcacaagaagcttccttgggtgatcATCTACAAAAATTCAACAAGGGGTCataattgatcaacaacaacaacaacagcagcaacaacaaaatgtctgtttcctgtTTTGCtctaaaaaacatctcctctgaaactacccctctaaattcaataaaactttacaggaagcttccttggatgacgctctacaaaaatacaacaaggggtcaggattgatcaacaacaacaacaacaaaaagttgttttatttttgaagattttatatgttttgtatggacacatgaatatttaatatttccaaACTCATACTGAGAGCTATATATAAGTAATACATGTGCTGGGCCTAACCACATTCAATTTGATACATGCAAATAATTGGGttagtgtttaaaattatattttgtcaattagTCCTGCCTATGTTTAAATCGGCCAATATACctgatttaaatgttattggAAAAATAAAATGGCTGACTGATGATCTACCTTAATCATGTTCAGCAGATTTGAAAAGTACtcaaatgaattttgttttttttgcaaaattactGCGATCCCATTCAACAAAAATGATTTGGAACACTTACAAATTGTTTCATGCTAGGCTGATTAAAGGTTTACGAGTTCATagtaataatttaatgaaagaTGAAGACCAGATAATGTTAAACATTGATAATGGAATATGGTGATAATCTTTCTTGATCATTTGGTGTTTGATAAATGTAACTTGATAAGATTGGTATAGAATGATGATTTAATGATCCCATATAGATATAGTACACTGAATTTTATActcaatatacacatatatcgTAAACTgcaaacatacatacaactgcatAAATCTCGTGTTTCACATTATCCAATATAACTGGGgggtttcaaaattatttttataacaatatggATCAAATAAAGATATGTTACTTTCAAAAGTAATGTCTTTAAGACTTACAGAGTGattaaaatgtgtgaaaatgtAATGAATAGATATAATCAGAAAAGAATTATAACttcttttataacaaataagtcAGTAGTCAAGCCATAATATTAAGGTAGAATTATTGAACTGATTGAAACATCAAGGACATCCTGaacaatatgaataaaaaagatTGAAACTACTGAAACTTGATGTAATGAATACACATGTACAGGTATAGGTAATTTTGGGCATTCTTCTTAATGCTAGTCAACACAATTTAAGAAactgaatttgtttttttttccactGACAATGTCTACTGTAGTTCCATCACCagaatgtcattttgttgtccCCCAACAATAAGCCTGCCTGTGTGGGTGCTGTACCAGACTGCCTTTGGCATGTTGATGCCATCGCCTTTCCTGACAAGTGTGGCCAGCTTCTTCCTGCCTTCATGATCAACCTGCACAACTGTGTTCGATAGAGTTGAACACCCAAACACATGTTCAGCCTCACTCACATGTACACTAAAAGGCCACTTAAAGTCAGGGTCCTGGAGAGTGGCCAGAATGTTGCCTGTGGTGTCAATTGTGACAACCTTGTTGTTAGATGAGGCAGGGATGAATATCTGGCTGCCATCAGTGTTCAATGCAAAGTGGTTCACTGTAAAATTCCCAGATGTGTCTTGATATACTTTCTTGACAAGTTTACCTTCAGTTGTGTAGAGGTACAGGGCAGTGAGGGCACCCACATACAGCTGACTGTCATGGTGCTTGATGGAGTAACATTTATGGTCAACTGAGAACTCCCTGGTCATCTTGATGGTGTCAGCTGACACTGTGAGAAAGTGGACCTCATGCCTGACAGTTCTTTTGTTTACAGCTACAGCCACTTGATGGTCTGAGATGTGGCAGATGTCCCGTGGATTCTCAGGGAGATCACAGTGGGATGTCACTTTGTATTTGCTGTCTAACACCTTTACTCTGGAATTGCTACATTCTGCCAGAACAATCTCTCCTCCTGGAAGTTCTGTAATACCAATAACATTACAATCTTTTTTGTCAGTATTTAACTgtactttaaatgttttcttttctttcaccATGTAAACCTTGGATTTATCAGTGGACTGTATGATTTGTCCAGATGAATGATCCAACCGTGGATCAGGATATGCCTGAATAATTGCCAGTGTCTTCAAGTCTGCCAGTAGTTGTTCAACATGTGTGTTTGGCTTAAAAGTGACAGTTTCCTCTGGTTTGGGGGACATATCATGAAGCACTTTGTTAGCTTCATCCATCTTTTCCTGGCATTTCCTGTGGCCAATGTAAGAGCTGGACTCGCTGTCCTTGCCCTGGATTTGGACATAGTCCAGTAAGGCCTTAAGCTGGTCATGTAGGAGGTCACAGTGGTCAATATCCTTCTGTAGTGACCCATCAAGGTCAGCCAGGACACTGTCCATCTGTTCCACTGTTTTTTTCTCCAGCTCATCCAGCAACTGGTTCAGTGAAGACCTCAGAGTCTTGATCTTTGTCAGCATGGACTTGCCTGAAGCCTTAAGAGAGTTCTGGTTCTTCTTTCTGGCCTCTGTCACCTGGTTGAGGGTGTTTGTTACCTTTGTTACATTGGCTTGAAGCTGCTTGAAGTCAGCCTTCTTGTGTATGCCCCTGGCCAGGTCAGATATCAGGCTGATGCTTCTGCACATCCTGTTACAATTTGTCAAAGGGTGTAATAAGCTGTTTGACAATTACCAAAGGGAGATAATAAGCTGTTTGATGTCATTTCTTTAGATTTTGAAAGTTGGCAGTGttgaaaactaaatattttagataaaaaattTACTGAAACTTTTGACAGTAATAAGAtaagtatttgaaaacaaaaccacagaACATGACCATAAGCAAGATCATTTTCAAGAGAAAACAATCCTTCTTAagatatgatatttatttcgtAAAACTACTGGCTTCACTGGTCTAACATCAGGAAAAAGTTAGACAATTCTTGATTTATGAAATTTGTCCTACACTTGCtgtgaattataaatattttaaacttaaactaaATGCTACCCAATATTGTGACAATTCTCCAGAAcatttagtcagaatgtttacaacattaaaaaaacaattattttcaactattttttaatttataagtctacatttttcttttttagggTATTTCTTTGGTTTCTAATGGTATACAACAAAAAAGTACACAGAGtacatgatatttatttacCTCTTGTCAAATAGGAAACAGGTCTTACCAGACTTTAAATGTGGAGGCAACCATAATTGATGAATAAACAGaacaccttagt
Proteins encoded in this window:
- the LOC128234095 gene encoding uncharacterized protein LOC128234095 isoform X1, whose amino-acid sequence is MASKHSTSLKHSVLNASDEIHDFSCSVCKDDNLNIEAKHFCGDCSKYYCDKCLPFHAKIHKRHVVLGKKDVDKWVGQGDTLVMCNLHPPKVLELQCEDHNELCCHLCVSLNHRMCRSISLISDLARGIHKKADFKQLQANVTKVTNTLNQVTEARKKNQNSLKASGKSMLTKIKTLRSSLNQLLDELEKKTVEQMDSVLADLDGSLQKDIDHCDLLHDQLKALLDYVQIQGKDSESSSYIGHRKCQEKMDEANKVLHDMSPKPEETVTFKPNTHVEQLLADLKTLAIIQAYPDPRLDHSSGQIIQSTDKSKVYMVKEKKTFKVQLNTDKKDCNVIGITELPGGEIVLAECSNSRVKVLDSKYKVTSHCDLPENPRDICHISDHQVAVAVNKRTVRHEVHFLTVSADTIKMTREFSVDHKCYSIKHHDSQLYVGALTALYLYTTEGKLVKKVYQDTSGNFTVNHFALNTDGSQIFIPASSNNKVVTIDTTGNILATLQDPDFKWPFSVHVSEAEHVFGCSTLSNTVVQVDHEGRKKLATLVRKGDGINMPKAVWYSTHTGRLIVGGQQNDILVMELQ